A single window of Onychomys torridus chromosome 8, mOncTor1.1, whole genome shotgun sequence DNA harbors:
- the Cyth1 gene encoding cytohesin-1 isoform X1: MEDDDSYVPSDLTAEERQELENIRRRKQELLADIQRLKDEIAEVANEIESLGSTEERKNMQRNKQVAMGRKKFNMDPKKGIQFLIENDLLKNTCEDIAQFLYKGEGLNKTAIGDYLGERDEFSIQVLHAFVELHEFTDLNLVQALRQFLWSFRLPGEAQKIDRMMEAFAQRYCQCNNGVFQSTDTCYVLSFAIIMLNTSLHNPNVKDKPTVERFIAMNRGINDGGDLPEELLRNLYESIKNEPFKIPEDDGNDLTHTFFNPDREGWLLKLGGRVKTWKRRWFILTDNCLYYFEYTTDKEPRGIIPLENLSIREVEDSKKPNCFELYIPDNKDQVIKACKTEADGRVVEGNHTVYRISAPTPEEKEEWIKCIKAAISRDPFYEMLAARKKKVSSTKRH; this comes from the exons TTCCCAGTGACCTGACTGCAGAAGAGCGTCAAGAACTGGAGAACATCCGGCGGAGGAAGCAGGAGCTGCTGGCTGACATTCAG AGGCTGAAGGACGAGATAGCAGAAGTCGCTAATGAAATTGAAAGCCTGGGATCCACAGAGGAAAG GAAAAACATGCAGAGGAACAAACAGGTAGCCATGGGCAGGAAGAAATTTAACATGGATCCTAAAAAG GGGATCCAGTTCTTAATAGAGAATGATCTGCTGAAGAATACTTGTGAAGATATTGCCCAGTTCTTATACAAAGGGGAAGGGCTCAACAAAACAGCCATTGGTGACTACCTTGGGGAGAG AGATGAGTTCAGCATCCAGGTCCTGCATGCGTTTGTAGAGCTGCATGAGTTCACCGACCTGAACCTCGTCCAGGCCTTGCG GCAGTTCCTATGGAGCTTCCGGCTGCCTGGAGAGGCACAGAAGATTGACCGGATGATGGAGGCCTTTGCCCAGCGGTACTGTCAGTGCAATAATGGGGTGTTCCAATCTACAG ACACTTGCTACGTCCTCTCCTTTGCCATCATAATGCTGAATACCAGCCTACACAACCCCAATGTCAAAGACAAGCCTACGGTGGAGAGGTTCATTGCCATGAATCGGGGCATCAATGATGGAGGAGACCTGCCTGAGGAGTTGCTCCGG AACCTCTATGAGAGCATAAAAAACGAGCCCTTTAAGATCCCAGAAGACGATGGCAATGACCTCACTCACACTTTCTTCAATCCAGACCGAGAAGGCTGGTTGCTGAAACTCG GTGGCAGGGTGAAGACCTGGAAGAGGCGCTGGTTCATTCTGACTGACAACTGCCTTTACTACTTTGAGTACACCACG GATAAAGAGCCCCGTGGGATCATCCCCTTAGAGAATCTGAGTATCCGAGAAGTAgaagactccaaaaagcca AACTGCTTTGAGCTTTATATCCCTGACAATAAGGACCAGGTGATTAAGGCCTGTAAGACGGAGGCCGATGGCCGGGTGGTAGAAGGGAACCACACGGTGTACCGCATCTCCGCCCCGACCCCCgaagagaaggaggagtggatcAAGTGCATCAA
- the Cyth1 gene encoding cytohesin-1 isoform X2 codes for MQRNKQVAMGRKKFNMDPKKGIQFLIENDLLKNTCEDIAQFLYKGEGLNKTAIGDYLGERDEFSIQVLHAFVELHEFTDLNLVQALRQFLWSFRLPGEAQKIDRMMEAFAQRYCQCNNGVFQSTDTCYVLSFAIIMLNTSLHNPNVKDKPTVERFIAMNRGINDGGDLPEELLRNLYESIKNEPFKIPEDDGNDLTHTFFNPDREGWLLKLGGRVKTWKRRWFILTDNCLYYFEYTTDKEPRGIIPLENLSIREVEDSKKPNCFELYIPDNKDQVIKACKTEADGRVVEGNHTVYRISAPTPEEKEEWIKCIKAAISRDPFYEMLAARKKKVSSTKRH; via the exons ATGCAGAGGAACAAACAGGTAGCCATGGGCAGGAAGAAATTTAACATGGATCCTAAAAAG GGGATCCAGTTCTTAATAGAGAATGATCTGCTGAAGAATACTTGTGAAGATATTGCCCAGTTCTTATACAAAGGGGAAGGGCTCAACAAAACAGCCATTGGTGACTACCTTGGGGAGAG AGATGAGTTCAGCATCCAGGTCCTGCATGCGTTTGTAGAGCTGCATGAGTTCACCGACCTGAACCTCGTCCAGGCCTTGCG GCAGTTCCTATGGAGCTTCCGGCTGCCTGGAGAGGCACAGAAGATTGACCGGATGATGGAGGCCTTTGCCCAGCGGTACTGTCAGTGCAATAATGGGGTGTTCCAATCTACAG ACACTTGCTACGTCCTCTCCTTTGCCATCATAATGCTGAATACCAGCCTACACAACCCCAATGTCAAAGACAAGCCTACGGTGGAGAGGTTCATTGCCATGAATCGGGGCATCAATGATGGAGGAGACCTGCCTGAGGAGTTGCTCCGG AACCTCTATGAGAGCATAAAAAACGAGCCCTTTAAGATCCCAGAAGACGATGGCAATGACCTCACTCACACTTTCTTCAATCCAGACCGAGAAGGCTGGTTGCTGAAACTCG GTGGCAGGGTGAAGACCTGGAAGAGGCGCTGGTTCATTCTGACTGACAACTGCCTTTACTACTTTGAGTACACCACG GATAAAGAGCCCCGTGGGATCATCCCCTTAGAGAATCTGAGTATCCGAGAAGTAgaagactccaaaaagcca AACTGCTTTGAGCTTTATATCCCTGACAATAAGGACCAGGTGATTAAGGCCTGTAAGACGGAGGCCGATGGCCGGGTGGTAGAAGGGAACCACACGGTGTACCGCATCTCCGCCCCGACCCCCgaagagaaggaggagtggatcAAGTGCATCAA